The stretch of DNA CTTCGACTGGAAACTCAGTGCCATCTGAGCGTAAACCCATAACTTGCCGCACTGATCGACCGGTCATTTTTCGAGTGTGGTCGCCTTTATTGGCAAATTGGTGCATCAGCCCGCGGTGCGCAACGGCTTGTCGGGTGGGAATAAGGGCCTCAATCGGGCACCCCAGCATCTTATAAGCAGGGTAGCCAAACATTTGTTCGGCCGCGCGATTAAACAAGATGATATTAAAATTAGAATCGGTAGTGACAATCGCATCCATCGCACTGTCAATCATACCAGCCAGTTGCGCTCGATTCGCCAGCAGGGCTTCTTCCGCTGATTTGCGCTGACTGATATCTGTATCGGTACCAATCATACGTAATGGCGCGCCATCCTCTGCGCGGTGTAAAACGGTTCCTCGGCCAAGCAGCCATTTGTAACTGCCATCTTTGCACCGCATACGATGTTCTGCACTAAAGTGGCTGGAGTCACCGTTTAAGTGGCGCTGTAAAACATCATTTGAATGCTTGCGATCATCATCATGAATGCGCTCTTGCCAAAGTTGTGGATCATCACTGAGTTCAGCTAAGTGATATCCAAGCAAATTCGCCCACGTTTCAGTGAAGCTGATTTTATTTTGCTCAATATCCCAATCCCACACTCCATGCCCAGCACCTTCAATGGCTGTTTTCCAAAGCTGATCTCGCTCTCGTAAGGCTTCGCTGGCCTTGCGGAAGTCGCGTTTGCTGCGCTGAGCCATGATTAACTGACTATATGTCAATAAAATTGGCTGCAAGCTTTGAATGAGTCCCTGATCATAATCACTTGCGCGATTAGCCACGCCGATCATGCCGATGCTTTGGCCACCTTGCAAAACAGGCACGACCATAAAACGCTCAAGATTTGGGTGCTCGGCCAATATTTGTTCACTAAACTGGCTTGCTGCGACCTGATTGCAAATTAACACCTCATTATTTACCAGTGGAATACCCAGTACATGGTCTAACTGGTGGAGTTCAAGGCCCTGCTCACGATAAACAGCGTATCGATCGTAAAATGATGCGTCAGCGCCTAGTGCGCTTAGCGCATTGATGCGCAAATACGGCGAGCCATCTGCATGCAGAAGCACTTCTGCAGCAAAACCAAAGGCACTCTCGGTAATTTGGCAAATTTGATCTAGAACGGTATCGAATGCCACCCGCTCATTTTGATTCTCAATGAAGTCGCCTTGGATTTTTGCAATTGCGAGTAACTGTCGATTACTAACCGCCAATGCGCGTAGTGTTTGATATTCGGCATCGATATCACGCAGCACAGAAACCCACACCAAACCATGTTGCGCATCATTAAAGCTGGATATGGTAACGTGCGCCCAGAATACGCCCGTGTTACTGCGCTGACAAAGTAGCTCACCATTCCAGTGCCCAGTCGCTTTTAAGCTGGCCGCCATCTCAGCGGTGCTAGCCTCGCAAGCCATACCCGGCTCGCATAACACACTAAAGTGTTTCCCCAGTAGATACTGCTCATCACAAGCAAAAATCGCCGTCAAGGTTGGATTGATGTAGACAATAACGCCGTCTAAAGCACGGATTAAATACACGCCCTGTTGAATGTTTTCGAGTATTTCACCACGTAAGGCCAGCTCATTCTGCAGAGCCTGTGTAACACTTAAATCTTGAATGCTCACCGGCACAGTTGATGCGGCTTCAATGGTGCGAGGAATTTGAAATGAAACGATGGCACGTATTGGGCGTCGATCCACGGTCAGCAGATTTACTTCTGCGCTAAAGTGTGGCTTGCGCTCCCAAAAACTGAGTAATTCAGCCCGTAAGACATCTAATGCACCGGGACCGAACAACTGGCCAATTCCTGCCAGTAATACGGCCTTTGGGGCGCCAAACAACCGTTCGGTGGCTCGATTCACGTCGACAACTTTAAATAGCTCGATAAATTCAAATAAGCTACCGGGATTGCTATCGAAATACGCAGCCAAATCGTTCACACCAGATTCACGCAACTGCTCTAAGCGGCGCATTAGGGCACTTAAATCTTCATTCCATAGTGAAATGTTGGCGCTATCAAATAAGGTGTGGTAGCGAAGTTCGCGCTCCAATCTTTCCTGCTGCTGAATTTCATGCGCACTTAAATCGGTGAGTGTGACTAATAGTATTCCACCCCAATCATCATCGAGTGGCGTTGCGCTCGCAGAGACGGATTTTACTTGCCCAGACTTGCAGCGAACCCGAACCTGCAAAGGCTCAAATACGGAGCCAGTTTGGCTTGCGTGTTCAATATGCAACAACCACTCTTTGGTTACCCAATCACGATAACTTAAATCTGGATAGGCCTGCTCCCACCAATGCGGCAAGTCTGGAATATCGCTTGCGGTATAACCAAACGCCTCGGTAAATGCGGCATTAAGATGTGTGATACGTTGATTAGGCGTATTGAGCACGCAGGGTAAGTTAATTGCTGCAATCAGCATCGCTAAGCGATGCTGATGAATATCGACATCAGCCCATACCATTGCAGCTGGTAGCAATATTTTGATGACAAAGCCAAAGGTGTCATTTTCTTGGAAGGGCTCAATGCTTTGTTGCACGGCAATAGTCTTGCCGTTTCGCGATACTAAATATTGCACCAGGGGTTGTGATGCACAGTGGGTGGGGTCAGCTAAGTGTGATTCAATATTGATTTGGCATGTTGGTGTATATAGCTCAATCCATTTACTATTAATGATTTCATTAGAATAGTACCCCAGGGTATGTAATAAAATTTCATCGCAAGCCAAAATACGACCATCCAAATCGACCCTAATAATTGCCACATGATCTGTAGTGCTAGTTTGCCTGTTGGGTAGCGGGGCGATCGCTGCATCACTAGCCAGAAGTATCCCCTCGATGGCAACTAATCTATCTGATGCATCAAATACCCCATAGGCGTAATCCACCACCTCCACCACAGTTCCATCCTCTGCTTTAAGCAAATAGCGTTGGACATATTCCTGAGATGGCTTGATTTCGCAAAGGGCTAATTCGGGATTTTCAGCCGCTGATCCGCCAAATCTAAGGGATCGATATGAGCGTCCAATCAAGTCGTCCGCATTGAACCCCGTTAATTCTCGGCATACTGCACTGCAGTAAACCAGAGTTAATTCAGGATCATTCAGATAGCGATATACCATTCCGTCGGCGTGCAGCTGCAGGCGTTCAAATATATTTGAACAGCCTTGCGAGCTTGGACTTGTCCCCACGGAACGACGCATAGTGATGAGCCTATTTCTTGAAATTGACTAAAGACACCAACTCAAGATAGGCCACTTTTCTTAAGTGCGCCAAACAGCTGCTTAACAAAAAAGCGGGTTTTTAATGGGCTTCTTGCTAGATTTATTATTTGAAAATGACGTAGATTAAATTTTTATCTGACATCAAGTTGAATATTGCGCAGGATTGTCTAGACTTTTTATGTGCGTTTGCACATTTTTTTGGCCCGCAGTTCGCTAAGCTTGAGGTGAGTATGGAACATGACATCAAAAACAGCACCGCGCTGGAGTCAGCTTGCCACAACGGTTTACTCACTTTTAGCCTAGGCGAGCAAGAATACGCACTAGACATTATCAAAGTGCAAGAAATCCGTGGTTATGAAGCAGTAACTACACTGGCAAACTTACCGCAGCACATCAAGGGCGTTATTAATTTACGCGGCAGCATTGTGCCGATCGTCGATTTGCGCATCCAATTTGGATTGGCAAATGTCCAGTACACGGCGACAACTGTTGTGATTATTCTAGGTATCAAAGAGCGTCTGATCGGTATTGTTGTTGATGCTGTATCCGATGTAATGAGCGTAATACCTGAACACATTAAACCGCCGCCAGAACTAGGGGGGCTATCGATATTCGCTATCTCATCGGTATAGCGACCATTGAGCAGCGGCTGATTGCGCTGGTCGATATCGAAACCCTGCTTTCCTCTGATGAATTGCAATTAATTGAATGTGTTCCGGCTTAAGCCGAAGGAGAAATCATCGTGTCTAATCTACAATCACTAAAAGTGCGAACACAGTTGGGGCTGGGGTTTGGCGTTGTTATTTTACTCATGCTCATTACTGGATTCCTAGCATTTACGCGGCTAAGTGAGCTTGATGATAGCATCAATCGCATCATCAATGATCGCTACCCCAAAACAGTAACCGCGAATGCTTTAATTGATAACCTCAATCAAGTTGCACGCTCAAATCGAAATTTGCTGCTATGGAATGATCCACAAAAAATTGAAGCCGAGTTAGTAACCATTGCAGAGGCACGTAAAGCCAATAGCACAGAATACGAAAAATTGGAAAAAACCATTAAAAGTGAAAAAGGAATCCAATTACTGAAAGAAACTACGGATAAGCGGCAAATTTTTGCTACCCAGCTTGATAGATTCCTGACCATATACAAAGACCCGAGCCAAAGAGAGCTCGCAAAAACAGTATTAATGTCAGACCTACGAGATTCAAATCTTGCCTATATGAAGTCAATATCAGCATTAATTGATTTCCAATCCGAGATGATGATCAAAGAAGGTAAAGAAGCAGAATCAATGGTTGAAGCTTCGAAAAATCTAATCGGAGGCTTAAGTATCGCTGCGTTAGTATTGGCTTGTTTTATAAGTTGGCTAATTGTGCACCTATTGATGAAGCAACTTGGCGCAGAGCCTGGTGAAGTGGCGGCCGTAGCCCAAGCAGTAGCTGCAGGTGATATGGATTACCCTGTCAATATTCCAGCCAACGATAAAGTCAGCGTAATGTATGCAATGCAGCAAATGCAAACCGCTATCAAAACCTTTGTGTCCGAGCAAAGCCGTATGTCGGAGCAGCATGCACAAGGCTGGATTAAGATACAAATGGATAGCAATCTATTTCGCGGTAGTTTTGCCAAAATGGCGGTGGATATTAATACCCTAGTTAATTCCCACATAGCAGTGAAAATGAAAATTGTTGAGGTGGTGTCGGAATATGCACATGGCAATTTCACACCCGACATGGATAAATTACCAGGTGATAAAGCAAAAATTACCACCGCACTCGATCAAGTGAAAAAATCCTTACTTGGGATTAGTAGTGATGTCAAACTGCTCGCAGAAGCTGGGTCACGCGGTGATTTTAGTAAGCGGGCTGATGCTAATAAATATGAATATATGTTCAAAGATATGATTCAGGATCTGAATCAATTAATTGAAACGTGTGATATAGGCTTTAATGATGTACTGCGTGTATCAAACGCATTAGCAGCAGGTGATTTAAATCAGACTATTGTAAAAGATTATCCTGGTTTATTCGGGCAAACAAAACAAGGCGTCAATTCTACAGTTGAATCATTACGGAAAATTGTTGCTGAAATTGAAAACATTGTTGAGTCTGCCGCAAATAAAGGCGACTTTAGCATCAAAATTGATCTTAACGACAAACAAGGATACACGCGTCGCCTCTCAGATTTACTCAATCAACTCGCTGATGTCACCAACACAGGGTTGCGAGATGTGATTAGAGTTGCCAATGCGCTGGCATCAGGTGATTTGACTCAGACAATTAATAAAGAATATCCGGGATTGTTTGGCGAAACCAAGCAAGGTGTTAATGCCACGGTAGAGAATTTGCAGCGCCTAGTTAGTGAAATACAAGACTCAGGTGCCTCAATCAATACCGCAGCCAAAGAAATTGCGCAGGGGAATGCAGATCTGTCGCGCCGGACAGAATCACAAGCGGCAAGCTTGGAAGAAACCGCCTCTAGCATGGAAGAGCTAACCAGCACGGTCAAACAGAATGCAGAAAACGCACAAGTAGCAAGCCAACTAGCTAGATCATCATCCGAAGTTGCAACCAAAGGGGGCGAAGTTGTTGGTCGCGTCGTTGAAACGATGAGTTCAATCAATGAGTCATCGCGCAAAATCGTTGACATCATTAGTGTGATTGATGGCATCGCATTCCAAACCAACATTCTAGCGCTGAATGCTGCCGTTGAAGCGGCAAGAGCTGGGGAGCAGGGTAGAGGATTTGCGGTCGTTGCCTCAGAAGTAAGAAATCTGGCCCAACGCTCAGCATCTGCAGCAAAAGAGATCAAAAACCTCATTAGCGACTCAGTCAGTAAGGTTGAAGGTGGGGCAAAATTGGTGGCAGAAGCTGGCGAGACCATGAATGAAATCGAAAACAGCATTAAACGTGTAACAGATATCATGGGAGAAATTTCAGCCGCATCTGTTGAGCAAAGCTCGGGGATTGGTCAGGTTAATCAGGCCATCATTCAAATGGATGAAGTGACGCAGCAAAATGCGGCACTGGTAGAAGAGGCCTCCGCCGCTGCAGAGTCACTCGAAGAGCAAGCACAAAACCTTGCGGAGGCAGTGAGCGTATTCAAGCTCAATCGTAGCTTGCATGCAGTTCACCACCCCGCAATCGCAAAAACGCCAGCCAGAATTGCAGAAAAACCGAAAGTAACGAGCAAAATCGCCAGCAAAACAGCTCAACTACAAAAAACAGCCGCCAAACCACCACACATCTCGGCAGGTGAAGAAGATCAGTGGGATGAGTTTTAATCTCACCAAAAGCGGCCGAAAGGCCGCTTTTTCTTTGATCGAGATCTATATGCAACTGATTTTAATAGCGTTTAATGGAATCAACTTAAGCTACAGCCAGTGGAGAGTGACATGCGAGCGATCGAATTAGCTAACGAATTAGAGTCATATACTTTCGGGCCCAATGCCGCGATTGAATTACGCAAAGAAATTGCGTTGGAATTGCGCAAACTGGTCACTGAAAATCAGCGATTGAGCAATTTGTGTAAGCACTGTACTGAGCTAAAATCCGAGGCTTTAATGCTCGTTCATGATTTCGACCCATCCCTTGCTGGCGAGTGTGATTGCAAACGTTAAGATGTGGGCGGTTTACCCTTTTTGCACACTACCACCAAGTGCTCATCGCATTTTCAAAAAGGGTGCACTCAATTTGGATTGCTTGGAGATGTTGGAGTAAAAAATCAAGCGTCCGGTTGACGGCCAAAGCAATCGATCAAAGTCGGCCCCAAAAGTACTTTATCGATGAGTCTTCAATGCATCTAGCAATAAGTCCCCAACAATTTGATTTGGGAAATGTCTTTGAACAGTCACCGCGTAGAAATTCTCGTAAATATTAGGCAAAACTAGGTATCGTTTTAGTTTCCCAGATTGAAGCTCATCCTTGACCACCACCTCTGGTATGACTGCAATCGCATTACTGTCTCGAGTCAAAAGCCGCAGCATGGCCATGTCATCTGCTTCGGCCACGATTCTCGGTTTGAATTGGTGTAGTGCGCAAAAGCCGTCAAAAGCGGAGCGAATTGGGCTGTCCTCATCAGGCAAAATCCAGTTTTGCTGAGCATAATCGTGGGAAAAGGCGGGGGCTAGACCCAGGCCAGGGTGCCCAATGATGGCGACTGGCTGCCGAGCAAGTAGTTGGCAATGCCATAAGTTGTTATCATTGCCACCCACATCAATATTGCTCAATGCAATATCAAGTTGGTGGTTCGCTAGCTCTGTCAGTAGGCGAGCCTGACCTCGCGCATGCAAGGAGTATTTGATATTTGGCTGTTGAATTAATGGCTCGACAAAGCTCTCAATAAAGTTTCGCGACATGGTTGCTAACATACCAATTCTGACAGCCCGTTTTTCCGCTGGTTCACCGTGTTGCAATAGTGATTCTAGCTCTGACCCTTTGCGGAAAATCTCTTCAGCGTATGAAAAAGTCGTCTGCCCAATTTCTGTTAGCACCAGCTTTCGACCTTGGCGTAAGAATAATTGAACGCCCATCGTGTGCTCTAACTGTGAAATCTGTGAGGACAGCGCGGACTGAGATACATGCAGCTGCTCTGCAGCTTTGGTTAAATTTCCTAGCTTGGCGACATGCCAAAAATAAGCCAAATGATGGTAGTTAAGTCGACTCAAAACGTTCTCATTTATAAAACAATTTGTTAATTTTAATCTATTTTTATTAAAACAAAAGCCATGTGATACTCCTCGCATCATCAAAAACAACAAGGAGATCAACATGCAGCTAGGCACTTTATTGTCCTATTCTCTGCCTGCCGTGCTGGCACTACCCATGCTGGCAGCCGCTTGGAGTTGGCAATCCACACGCTGGGCATTTGCTCAATGTGCGATGGGAACTGCGACGCTCTTAGCCTTGTTATCGTGGCTGGTCGTGTTATTAAGTGGTGACTTTGCAAGTACTGCCGAGTGGTTAAACTCCGGAATACTTAACGTCACGATGCTCGGCTTGATCAGTTTCATAGCCTTTATCGTTCTCAATTATGCCAAAACCAATTTTGTCGCCGACAAGGATAACCAGCGCTTCTTACGCTGGTTTTTGCTGACCGTTTCGGCAGTCATGTTCACCGTCAGCAGCAATCACTTGCTGGTGTTTTTCGCGGCCTGGGTGGCCATTAGCCTGAGCATGCATCAGTTACTGATGTTTTACCCAGAGCGCAATCGCTCAGCACTGGCGGCGCATAAGAAATTCATCTTTGCGCGCTTAGCCGAGTTGTGCCTCGCAGCGGCGTTTTTCTTGCTGTATCAGCAGCACCAAACGTTAGTGATCACTGAGATTTTAAGCGCCTATCCAGCGGCTGAGCTGAACGCTCAGCAACAGCTAGCCGCCGTCTTGCTGGGCTTGGCAGCGTTGATCAAGTGCGCGCAATTGCCACTCCACGGTTGGCTGATTCAAATCGTCGAGTCGCCAACGCCTGTATCGGCGCTGATGCACGCTGGGATTATCAATTTGGGTGGTTTTTTACTGCTGTCTTTTGCGCCACTGTTTAGCCAAGCCCAGTTCGCACAATGGCTGGTCTTGGTAGTGGCTGGCTTGACCACCGTGATCGCGGCACTGGTGATGACAACACGGATTAGCATCAAGGTGCGTTTGGCGTGGTCTACCACAGCGCAAATGGGTTTGATGTTGGTTGAGTGCGCCTTGGGTTTATACGAGTTAGCACTGCTGCATTTGCTCGCTCACTCTTGCTACAAAGCGTATGCCTTTCTCAACTCAGGCCAAGCGGTTGATGAGTTTATGCAAAAGCAATACACCAACCCTCGTTTGGTAAGTGCAGCGAACTGGCTTTGGGCCGGCGCGGTGTCGGTGGGTTTCTTGCTCGTCATTGGCTTCACCGTCGGATTACCAGCGCCATACAGCCCATGGTTACTGATTGGTTTAGCGCTCACCTTTGTGCTGGCCAACCATTTGAATCAGCGCCAAAGCCTGTCGATCGCCAAAACGCTGGCCTTCAGTGCGGCACTTTTGGCGAGCTACTACCTATTAAAAACAGGCATGGGCTTACTGCTACCAAAAGTTGAGCACCACTACGTACTCGGTGCAGATCTGTGGATCGGCGTGCTCTTTGTTGCGCTGTTTATGTTGCAGTTGCTGTTGCAGTACCGCGCACAATCGCCAGCCATGCGCAAACTGTTTATCGCGCTCAATGCCGGATTTTATCTCGATGAATGGGCGACCCGCATCACCCACGCAATTTGGGCAGTACCACTACCGAAAAATGCAGTTCAAACCCGTTTGAGTCTGACCGAGGTGAAATCATGATCACGACTGTACACACACTCAACAACTCTGTAGCTCAAATCCGCGATGCCGCGTTGCTTGCTTGTGAACGTATCGCTCCCGCTTGGCCGCTAGATCAATCGATCGCAGTCAATCCATGGTGGAAAATGCGCGGCCAGCCGATGGACCAAGTCGCCGCAAATTTACAAGCCTTGGGCGGGGTGCATTTATTAATGCCCAAAGCCTACTACCTTGGGCAATGGCAAACCACCATCAAACCCGCGCATTTGCGCAAAGCCGCCGATGAATTGGGAGTCAATTCAACTGAACAGGCCTTAATCGATTTCCTCAAGGGCAAGGAAACTGACCGCCATTGGCTCAATGTATGCGACTTTCTTGATGCAGAGCCTGAGCACGCGCACAAAATGCCATGGCGTGACGAAATCGTGCAGCAAATCAGCCAATTCACCGCTCTTTACTTTCACTACCCAGCACAAATGCAGCGCAATGGTGCAGGCGAGCATGATTTGTACGCAGCATGGCTCGAGGTCGTGCGGCAAGATCGTGGGATCGAAGTTTTGATGGGTGAGGCGGGGCTGAGCGAGCACTTTAGGGCCTTGCCGGATCAGCCCGAACAGGTGTTGGCATTGATGCATCAAACCTTGTTTGCGGATGATAAACAGCACTCTGTGTTTGTCGATTACTGCTACGCCCTCTTGCTCGATGTACATGGCTGGGCATCGTGGCTGGCGTATGGCGCATGGCAAGACGCGTTTGCCAACAAGAACAACACCGGTTTGCTGCAATTATTAGCGATTCGGATGGCTTGGGATTGGGTGCTGTGGCAGCAAAACTTGGCGTCAAATCATATCCAGCGCGGCTTCGAGCGGCAAATAGTCCAATTTGCGACCCTAGAAAAAGATTGGCACGCGCAGCAGCAATTGCTCTGGGTATGGCAACGTGCGCTGGAATATAGCTATCAGCAACCGTTGCAAACTCAGTTACTGAATGCGACTGCGCCAGTGCAGACAGATTTAAAATTGGACCTTCAGCTGCAAGCGATTTTTTGCATCGATGTGCGCTCAGAGCCAATGCGTCGTGCGCTCGAGGCGCAAAGCGAAAACATCCAAACCATGGGCTTTGCCGGCTTTTTTGGCTTGCCGATTGAATACTCGGTCGCGGGAAGTCAGTACCAGCGGCCTCAGTTGCCAGGGCTACTCAAAGCCTCGATCCGCGCCGAGCAAGCCGGATCAAGCGCAGCGCAAAATGTAGTCGCAGCTCAATTAAACGGGCGAGTGGCGACGAAACAGGCTGAAGATGCGGCGTCGGCGACTTTTGGTCTGGTTGAAGCTAAGGGCTTGTACCGAGCTGTGAGCTTGGTCAAAAACACCTTCTTCCCGAGCAAAGCGGCACACAGCATTAACCAAATTGATCTAGACGGGCCATGGCAATTAAGCCGTGATGGTCAATTACTGAGCGATATTGAGCTGGCGGGTTTGGCCGCAGGCATTTTGCGGGCGATGGGCTTAACCATGCGCTTTGCCCCAGTCGTGTTACTGGTTGGCCATGGCAGTAGTTCGACCAATAATCCCCATGCTGCTGGTCTTGATTGCGGTGCTTGTGGCGGGCAAACGGGTGAAGTCAACGTAAAAGTACTGGCTCAAGTGCTCAACACGCCAGCGGTGCGCGCGGAATTAAACCTGCTCGGAATCGAAATCCCCGCGCAGACCCAGTTTGTCGCCGCGCTGCATAACACGACGACCGATCAAATCACGTGCTTTGGGGTTACAGGGCAAGCGGCATGGCAACAACAGCTGTCAGCGGCGACACAATACGCCCAGAAAGAACGCGCCCTGAGCGTGGGGATTGTGGCGCAAGATCCGGTTGAGTGGGCGCACTTGTTTGAACGCAAAACCCGCGATTGGGCACAAGTTCGCCCTGAATGGGGTTTGGCCAACAATGCGTCATTTATCGTGGCACCACGCGCTTTAACGCGTTCGCTCAATTTAGCAGGACGCAGCTTTTTGCATGATTACCATTGGCAGCACGATAGTGAATTTGGCGTACTCGAATTAATTATGACTGCGCCGATGGTCGTCACCAACTGGATCAATCTGCAGTACTACGCCTCAGTGACCGACAATTTGAAATACGGTAGTGGCAATAAATTGCTGCACAACGTGGTGGGTGGCAATTGCGGCGTATTTGAAGGCAATGGCGGCGATTTGCGTATTGGTTTGGCGATGCAATCAATTCACGACGGGCAAGACTGGCGCCATCATCCCTTGCGTCTCAGTGTGTACATCGCCGCGCCGCGTGAAGCGATGTCGGCGATCATCGCCAAGCACCAAGCCGTTGCAGATTTGATCAACAATCAATGGCTGTATCTGTTCCAGTGGGATGTGGAGCAGCAACAAATCTGGCAATACCGTGCAGGTCAATGGCAAGCGCTTGAGAGCGCAAAGGAGCTGCTATGCGCAGCTTAAGTAATTTGCAACAGCTTGAAGCTGAGGCGATTCACATTATGCGTGAAGTGGCTGCGAGCTTTGAAAAGCCGTGCATGTTTTACTCCATCGGCAAAGACTCAACTGTGATGCTGCACTTGGCGAAAAAGGCATTCGCACCCGGGCGGGTGCCTTTTACCCTGCTGCATATCGATACCACGTGGGAATTTGCCGAGATGGCCAAGTTTCGCGACGAATTAGTCGCCAAAAACCAGCTCGACCTTGAGGTTTACATTAACCAAGAGGCTTTGGCGCAAGGCGTGCATCCGGTTGAATCAGGCTCGGTCAAGTACAACGATTTGATGAAAACGCAAGCGCTTAAGCAAGCGCTCAAAATTCATCAATACGATGCCGCTTTAGGTGGTGCGCGGCGCGATGAAGAAAAATCTCGCGCCAAAGAGCGGATTTTTTCCGTGCGTGATGCGCATCAGGTGTGGGACCCGAAAAACCAGCGCCCGGAGTTATGGCAACTGTATAACTCGCAAATTAATCCGGGCGAATCAGTACGGGTTTTTCCTCTGTCGAATTGGACCGAAATCGACATCTGGCACTACATCCTGAAAGAAAACATTGAACTGGTTTCGCTGTACTTTGCCAAACCACGCATGACGTGGATTAGCGACGCGACGGGCCAACCTTTTATTCTGGATGATGATCGCATACGGCCGTATTTAAGCGAAACCGAGCGGCAGAGCTTGGCGCTGCGCTTGGTACGTTGCCGCACACTGGGTTGCTATCCGCAAACGGGGGCGGTGCTGAGCGCCGCGACCAAGGTCGAAGAAATCATCGCCGAATTGCTGCAAAGCAAATCCAGCGAGCGAGAAGGGCGCATGCTCGATAAAGATCAGGTGGGCTCGATGGAAAAGAAAAAACGCGAGGGCTATTTCTAAATGCCAATTGGTCAAGCTGTTTGGGGGCTATGAGTGTAGCAATGGCCAAGAGTCAATACGAAGGGCGGCTCGTCGTGGTGGCCAGCCGCCACGACAAGGCTGCGGCGATTGCGCGGCCGATGCACAAATTGCTAGGTGTCCAGCTTTGGAGCCCACCCGATCTGGATACCGATCAATTTGGCACCTTTAGTGGTGACGTGCCACGCCCCGGCACACCGATAGAAATGCTGCGCGCCAAAATTGCGCTCTGCCGTCGACTTTTTCCAAACCCGATTATGCTCGCCAGTGAAGGCGCATATAGCCAGCACCCCATCTTTCCCAGCTTAGGTTTGGCGCAGGAATGGATGATGTGGGACGACGCCGACAATGGC from Chitinibacter fontanus encodes:
- a CDS encoding EAL domain-containing protein — encoded protein: MRRSVGTSPSSQGCSNIFERLQLHADGMVYRYLNDPELTLVYCSAVCRELTGFNADDLIGRSYRSLRFGGSAAENPELALCEIKPSQEYVQRYLLKAEDGTVVEVVDYAYGVFDASDRLVAIEGILLASDAAIAPLPNRQTSTTDHVAIIRVDLDGRILACDEILLHTLGYYSNEIINSKWIELYTPTCQINIESHLADPTHCASQPLVQYLVSRNGKTIAVQQSIEPFQENDTFGFVIKILLPAAMVWADVDIHQHRLAMLIAAINLPCVLNTPNQRITHLNAAFTEAFGYTASDIPDLPHWWEQAYPDLSYRDWVTKEWLLHIEHASQTGSVFEPLQVRVRCKSGQVKSVSASATPLDDDWGGILLVTLTDLSAHEIQQQERLERELRYHTLFDSANISLWNEDLSALMRRLEQLRESGVNDLAAYFDSNPGSLFEFIELFKVVDVNRATERLFGAPKAVLLAGIGQLFGPGALDVLRAELLSFWERKPHFSAEVNLLTVDRRPIRAIVSFQIPRTIEAASTVPVSIQDLSVTQALQNELALRGEILENIQQGVYLIRALDGVIVYINPTLTAIFACDEQYLLGKHFSVLCEPGMACEASTAEMAASLKATGHWNGELLCQRSNTGVFWAHVTISSFNDAQHGLVWVSVLRDIDAEYQTLRALAVSNRQLLAIAKIQGDFIENQNERVAFDTVLDQICQITESAFGFAAEVLLHADGSPYLRINALSALGADASFYDRYAVYREQGLELHQLDHVLGIPLVNNEVLICNQVAASQFSEQILAEHPNLERFMVVPVLQGGQSIGMIGVANRASDYDQGLIQSLQPILLTYSQLIMAQRSKRDFRKASEALRERDQLWKTAIEGAGHGVWDWDIEQNKISFTETWANLLGYHLAELSDDPQLWQERIHDDDRKHSNDVLQRHLNGDSSHFSAEHRMRCKDGSYKWLLGRGTVLHRAEDGAPLRMIGTDTDISQRKSAEEALLANRAQLAGMIDSAMDAIVTTDSNFNIILFNRAAEQMFGYPAYKMLGCPIEALIPTRQAVAHRGLMHQFANKGDHTRKMTGRSVRQVMGLRSDGTEFPVEVSISFSENYGNPIYTAMVRDITDRKEYEENMLQLTATLEERVKQRTQELETARLQAESANRAKSAFVANMSHEIRTPLNSVLGMAHLAQQTELNAKQRDYLEKISSSGNHLLGLINDILDFSKIEAGKLELDLSDFSLNCLLNEIKDIVEPKALEKDLSFEVSLSSEVPRNIHGDALRIKQVLLNLLTNAVKFTEHGKVQLLVTQGKTAKDEHLTYFCVRDTGIGISPGAQTRLFQSFQQADNSTTRKYGGSGLGLAISRQLVNLMGGELQLNSQLHHGSEFSFAIALPVADAALEPVQPKQDHPLDYASLLTGKSVLLVDDHPFNQQVGEEFLREVGIEVVIANDGRQAIDLVKKQSFDAVLMDVQMPEMDGFTACQILRSFPEYDGLPILAMTANVSSENRQRCLDAGMNDFIGKPIQAERLYHALAYWLGCIDAEGAQIDTPTLNEMDNHLIDLQVLESMLGGNIDRQRKYLAKFAAAMQEGLQHISQLWQNNASQKIPAECHRLKSIARTVGATKLGDLLESLDTHHTPIDSQVASHTIASLQILFENTQKYLHEQGLLDSDQTNQMLQPITTGLDPNLRIMLIDDDEFTLELLSQHLSDLSLVHVTRCLDGHAALAQLEQLQQPDWILCDLQMPDMDGVAFLRLLGQKNYRGQVAILSGMDSTVLKATEKLGKSFQLNIHGALSKPVKKADLARLLTEDKLNTEQLSAASLQIDTAILDLVELQRGLAENAVELYYQPKVRTSDHRVVGAECLARWRHPTRGLLNPSLFVPAIEQLGLIDDLTFTVLRQAVQQLKQWQDSGESIKLSVNVSMDNLHRLELPELFAEVLEQNGIAAESITLEITETQLSHDYVLSLDILTRLRIKGFGLSIDDFGTGFSTMEHLLQTPFTELKIDQAFVRGASANQSAQTILEHSVMLGTKFKLNLVAEGVETQEDWDLVVSAGCHEVQGYLIAKPMPADEFIAWKQVWEQQN
- a CDS encoding chemotaxis protein CheW, which translates into the protein MEHDIKNSTALESACHNGLLTFSLGEQEYALDIIKVQEIRGYEAVTTLANLPQHIKGVINLRGSIVPIVDLRIQFGLANVQYTATTVVIILGIKERLIGIVVDAVSDVMSVIPEHIKPPPELGGLSIFAISSV